TTACTGAGGCTTGGAGGGTCTTACTTCATATCTTACGAAGACCTAAGGATGCTTGATTTATTTGACTTAATACTAATAGCTACTAAAGCTTATGATTCCTTAGAGGCTATCAAGACTGTAAAAGAGTATTTAAGAGATGAGGGTGTTTTAGTAACGTGCCAAAATGGCTTAAGGTCTTACGAGGAAGCACTCAAGATCTTAGGTCCTGAAAGAACAGCCACTATAGTGCTAAATCATGGAGTGTTTAGGATAGGGCTTCAAGAATTCAAGTGGATTGGCGGATCTACTAGTTATTTAGGTAGTAAAGGCGTTCCAAAAGAAGTGCTATCCTCTGTAGCATCTTTACTTAAAGACCTTCACGTTCAGGTAGTTGAAGATATAGAGCCTTATAGATGGCTTAAACTAGCTGTTAATGCAGCCATAAATCCTCTAACCGCCTTATACGAGGTGAAGAACAAGTTTATAGCAATTGATGAAAACCTCTCTAGGATAGCCGCGATGGTAGTAGCAGAAGTTCAGGAGGTGGCTGAGAAATACGGAGTAAAGATGCCTACAGACCCCCTAGGAGAAGTAATGAGAGTAGCTAAAGCAACTGGAGAAAACTACTCGTCAATGCTTCAAGACATAATGCATAAGAAGAAAACAGAGATCGACTACATAAATGGCGAGGTGGTCGTGAGGGGAAGAGAAGTAGGCGTGCCTACACCCGTCAATGAGGTTTTGTGGTTAATGATCAAATATAAAGAATTCCTTAAGAGTGTTGCCTTAGAGTAAGTCTTGACCGAAACTGATCAGCTAGGTTAACCTCAATATTATTAACTCTTTGAAAGTCTTAGTTATAGGATGTGAATGAGTTCCAAGATTTACCCGCACGATTTTCTGAAGAAAAAGAAGCTCGGCGAGAAGATAGTGATGGTTACCGCGTACTCTTACTA
Above is a genomic segment from Zestosphaera sp. containing:
- a CDS encoding 2-dehydropantoate 2-reductase, producing the protein MASKHFKNVLVVGGGNVGVLLTYALINSGARLSAHVLVRNPQHLEFLKREGVKIFTAEGSLLRLGGSYFISYEDLRMLDLFDLILIATKAYDSLEAIKTVKEYLRDEGVLVTCQNGLRSYEEALKILGPERTATIVLNHGVFRIGLQEFKWIGGSTSYLGSKGVPKEVLSSVASLLKDLHVQVVEDIEPYRWLKLAVNAAINPLTALYEVKNKFIAIDENLSRIAAMVVAEVQEVAEKYGVKMPTDPLGEVMRVAKATGENYSSMLQDIMHKKKTEIDYINGEVVVRGREVGVPTPVNEVLWLMIKYKEFLKSVALE